The genomic DNA gctacacacacacacacacacacattagaaaCACAGCTCTGGACAGTTTGATGGATGAATTATGATCTAATCACTGAGAACAGGACGTTCACACTAGCTGGACgaggtttttccaggattgtacgtttcaaagGTGATTAAAATTATGTTTGATTCTGAAAAAAAGAAtcaaatctaatatatatatatatatatatatatatatatatatgtgtgtgtatatatatataacatacatacatacatacatgcatatacatatatatatttatatatataaattttaatgtttaaattttattttgatgattatgcggcacactttgacttccatatgtAGCGCATCTGCCGCGGTTAGGGTTAGCGGTGTTCTAACCATTATTTGTACATCCACCATGTCCCAAACACGGTGAAACAAACTTCAAACTcagcgtttggagcttgtaaggcagcaccagctgtctgatgttgcgagctgcagcagcgtcaatctttccGGCTGGATGAATGAATTTCGTCATcagagagtcaatattctgcttcctaACTGGAGTCAATAATGACCAGACAAAGCTATCAGTTAAACACCAGATCAGCCGGCCATTGCAAGTGTTTTCCCTCTAATATTCGCCCTCTTTGTGCTGCACTCTCCTCCTCGTCTCGTCCTCTCCCTGACCGGGAACCCCTCAGTCCTGTCTAACTCCCCGTTGTCCCCTGACTGGCTGACCCACCACTGGAGGACGTTTTTACACAGACGGACTACGTAAAAGAGCACTACCTCCTCCTCCAGCTTGACCACTTTGGCCTGAGCATTGTTGAGGGCCTGGTCTCTGATCTCGATGTGTCTCCTCTGGTCATCTGTGGTGGAGCGGAGGGCATTTAGCTCCATCTCCACCTTCTCTTTCTCACGCAGCGTTTCTTTGTCTGTAGATGTAGAAGAATGGAAACTCAGCATGAAGAGGTAGAGCTGGGCAATATGGAATCATTCATCaggttagggtgtgtgtgtgtgtgtgcgtgcgtgcgtgcgtgcgtgtgtgtgtgtgtgtgagtgtgtgtctgacTCTGTGTCAGCAGCTGGGAGATGGTTTTGCGGTTGTCCTCTGAGCCGTCACACTCTTTTGAGGCGAGCTGCTTGTTGGCCATCTCCATGCGCTCTGTGGAAACGCAGCAGAACAGATTCATGCCACCGCTGCTGTTGTTTAATAGTGACTCAGAATATGGATACAAAATATTAAGAACACAAACTGCAAGAAGAGCACAACTGTGCTGGATAAGCTGCTGTTTGCAGAGCAAAACAAAAGCCGCCCAtcatttcttcttttttattttagtgtGATCCAAAAACAATAAGTGACtcatttttttgttatttgtttttgaatctaaaacacaaaaacaaagaggCTTTTCTTTTCACACAGCCAACGTTAAGCGTAGACCCTACTTTCTGAAAATGGCCAAGCCCACCTCCACCCTGAGAACAGCCTTCTGGTGGTTTTAACGGGTGTGTAAAAGCAAACTTCACCATCCTCACTCACAACTTAGCTTctggtttgtgtttgttcacatcaGAACAGAAAAACAAGACAGGATTAAAGAAATCAGTAGATTCTGACCCACTTTGGAGGATTCTAACGGACCTTTCTGTAATCTGACTGATAGAAAACGGTAAGGTCCTGTCGATTTATTGGTGTGCGTTTCTGCACTCACCTCGCAGATCTCTGTTAAAGTCGTGCAGACGGCGCACCTCCAGCTCCAACTTGTTCCTCATGGTCTTCTCTAGCGCCTCCCTCTTGGAGGAGGACTTGGCCAGGTTTTCATAGGCCTCCGATACCAGCTGGATCTCCATTTCCAGCTACACACACATCAGAGAAAACAGGCTGTGAGCGTGGCACCATCATATCAACAAACAGGTTTGATTCATTCAGAAGGCGCAGAACAAGACTGAGGAACCACTTATTCCCAAAAGCAGAGAggctcatgacctctgacctttgaaATGTCCTCTTCTCTCTGTCACTACTGGTGTTAAGGAGTTTATTAATGACGTTTTATTTCCTTTTAATCTGCCTGTCTTATGCAGGAACTTTAGGAAGCCTTATCCTCTGGGAACCCGTCTGCATCTTATTTTCAAGTTTGTGGTTAAACTCGAACAGGCTAGTAAGACGTGGTCTGATTGGATTGTGTGTTCAACTAATTCCCACAACTCACTTAAAAAAGTTACAAATGATTGAGGCAGTTTGCAGAAAATATTACCTTGTGCAGCTTTGTGACCTTCTCACGACAAGCCTCCATCTCCTGTCTCAGCATCCTGTTCTCCTCCGTCAGCACATCCACCATCTGTTGAGCCCGGGACATCATGGCGTATGGCTCCCCCTGCATCGGGGCGTAGGGGTGTGACAGGGGGAAGTGTCCTGCCTGGACAGACAACTGGGGCTGAAGAGATGGAGACACCTggaactgctgctgctgatggtgcAACCTTGGGGCAGAGCCATAAGGATCCAAAGAAAAGGTGTGACTCCTCTGTGGGGTCTGATGAGCAGACATGGGGGTGTAAGGCTCCGCCCCTTGATGGGAGCCGGTGACCTGTGAACTACGATGCCCGATGTGGGGAGGAGGCTCTCCTTGACTCTGAGGGTGTTGGTGAGGAATAGAAGGATGAGAGGAATGGGAAGCAGAGAGAATGTTGCAGAGGGTGGAGGACTGAGCGCGGGACAAGGAATCAATGGAGGTGACGGAGGAGGTGGGACTGTGCTGCTGAAGAGGCCTCTGGTAGTGGACAGAACCCTCCTTACTGGACCTGAGGAGAAATCAGCACACCATTCTGTGAGACAGGCTGAAACCACTTCTCATAAAGTGCGCGTGTGCAGCTGGTCCTGGACCAGTAACAGGCTCCCATCATGATTTTCAGCAGTTACTATTTTACTGAATTACACCTGAGAGGAAAAACTTTCTTAAATATGGATCTAAATTTCAAAAACAAAGCTGAAACAGAAACAAACAGCCGTCCAACAGCTTGTGAATTCATGAGAACATATCAGCTGCTGACTGATGGCCTATAAAGGTTTCTCGTTACCCAGGAGACACACAGGGGAGACATCACGATTGGTCGAAGCATCGAGCTCTCCTAAGATCTTCGTAATCTTATCGTTGAAAAGCATTCTGATTGGAATGGTTATTGGAACGTTTCCAGAATGCTGAATGTTCTGTGAGCAccgtggggggggggtgttatcCAGAAATGGAAAGAGCATCGGTTCACCATAAACCGGCCACGATCAGGTGCTCCACATAAGATTCCTTTCTGAGGAGTTCAAAGGAAAATCAGGAGAGTTCTCCGAGAGACGAGGACCACTTGGGCAGAACTTCAGGAAGACCTTAAATCAGCGGGTTCTGTTGTTTCAAAGAAAACTATAAGCAATGCACTGAACCACCTTGGCCTCCATGCACACAGCGAGCGGAGGCTCGACTACATTTTGTGAAACAACATTTGGAGAAGAATGTGGATTACTGGGAAACCATAGTAgggtcagatgagaccaaaataAAACTTTTAGGCTGTCATTCTACACTCCATGTTTGGAGAAGAAATGGCACTGGCCACCACCCAAAGAACACCATACCAACAGTTAGGTTTGGGGTGGAAGCATCATGGTGTGGGACTGCCCTTTAGCTAGGGGGACTGGCAGACTTCATATTATTGAAGGCAGGATGAATGGAGAAATGTACCGGGACATTCTGGATAAAAACCTGCTGCCATCTACCAGAAGGCTGAAAATGAAAAGAGGGTGGACATTTCAGCAAgacgatgatcccaaacacaaggttggtttcaaagaaagaaaatcaaGTTGCTTGAATCAGTCACCTGACCTACAGtgaggaacataagtatttgaacacctggcgattttgcaagttctcccacttagaaatcatggaggggcctgaaattcacattgtaggtgcGTTCCCACTGTGTGAGACAGAATGTAAAATaaatcaggaaatcacattgtatgatttgtaaggaatttatttgttttgcactgctgcacataagtatttgaacgcCTGGCAATCAGCAAGAATTCTGGCTCTCAAAGACCTGTCACTCTGTTTCTAAGAAGTCCACCTCTACTCCACTTAGTAATCTTAATTAGTAGCACCTGCCTGAGCTCTTTAAAGGCACCTATCCACCCCACAGTCAGTCAGGCTCCAACTACTACCATGGGCAAGACCAAGGAGCTGTCAAAAGAAACCAGAGACAAAATCGTGGACCTCCACAAGACTGGAAAGGGCTACGGGGAAATTGAAAAGAAGGCCCAAGCCACCTTCAAGATATAAAGAGTGTTCGTGTGGAAGAATGAGCCAGAATCACTCCTGAGCAATGCATAGGACTGGTCTCTCCATACAAGAGGCATCTAGAAGCTGTAATCACCTTCTCCACTCTTAGTGACATCCTCCCTTCTTCCATCTAAGGAACATGGCTAAGCTGAGCTCCATTCTATCACGCTCTAAACTTGAGATTGTTATCCACTCCTtcattagactactgcaactggcttttcacttgtctgagcaaaacctccctgaaccgtttaCAGGTAGCCCAATGCCATCAGTCACTGGGCTTTGGGTTGTGTTGGTCTGACTTTTAGTGAGAAGACAGCATGCGGCTTGTTGAACGTgacgtgtagccaatcagaaagcgaggtgaAAGAAGATTGCTGCACGCTactcctccaccatgtttgtttactcagaAGCGACGCCTCATCTCCTGTCAGAGCGGGAAATGTTCATGTGTGGAATTGGTTCATGTGTAATTTTGCCATGTTGCTGTGCACAACAGACTCACCATCACAAGACCATCACTAGCATATCCAATATAGTTTTATTACCGTGTGCGTCTCCCAAAAGTACTTCGCCCATTTAAAAATCCAACTGCGTGAATTGGGATTTAAGGCCGTGTCAGGTGTAGACAGGTTGTCTGGTGAATGAACAGACCTTAGACCAGAATCTGGGTCCACAACAGACTGATGATCTCTGagcctgcatgcatgtgtgtgtgtgtgtgtgtgtgcgtgcgtgtgtgtgtttgtagctccctcaggtcctcctgagTCTCAGAGACATGTTTCCTTTCTGTGTCTGACTTCATAAGTTGTGTTAAACTCTAATACTGTTTAAGTTTTACATCATCTGAGCTGTAAGAAGACACCAGCTCTTAACTGGCTCAAGGAAACCAGCAACATTTAAATTATGTGGGATAGTTTCACTTTTACTCCGACTAATTTGAGACCCCTCTAGTTACCAGCTGATCTTCCTGCTGAAGCTGATCAGCAGccatagttaaagtgggtcagatctCTGCATAAAGCGGCATTTAATAAGCTGAATTAGATGGTTCCTGGTTGTTTGTCACAGCAGTTTTATTAATAGCCATCAGGTTCCCAACAAGCTGTAGCTGTTGTTTAAAACATGCTTAGTAAAGGTGATATTAGACATCTGTTTGTAGGTGTTATGCCATGCAGCAATAATACAATGCCACAGAAACATGTTTGATCCTGTGTGTCATTGATTTAGTCCTTTAGGGAAAAACCAGCATGTGCAGTTTAACCATTCCTGCCTCCAGTTCCCACAGGTGCGGTCATCAGACGAGCCTTTCATGCTACAACTTGTCCTCCATGATGAATTGATGTTTGTGGAGTTTATAACTGTTAGATTGTGGTTTGCTGTGAGCTAAACGGCAACCGTTAGTATAAAACCAGCCCAACAGGATCTGTCAGACAACTGCTGACAATCCAGGCACAAACACACCAGTGGGTCACAAGTCTTCAGCAAGTGCAATACAGAGTTTAGGCTTTCTGTCTAAATCAGAGTCAAAGGGAGATCTATGCCTCACTCTGCTGCACTCCCAACAGCCCACATATAAATGAGGTCTTATGGCCCATTTCATTAATGGAACTTATGGGTACATTTACCTGACCTTCCCTATACACGTCTTCATTTTGACCGGCAGTCGCTGCATGGGATGCcatttggttgtaactcagtaggaagtgACTAAACTAAATTACAACGTACTTTCAGACGATAAAACTTTTATGTACCTGCTTCGTTGTAGTCTCTAGCGTACCGAGCCCTTCTGAAATCTCTATGTCAGCAACTGTCAAGTCACTGATTGGTTATTTTATGTTCAACAAAACAGatttaaagaacatttaagtaaatggtgtgtgtgtgtgtgtgtgtgtgtgtgtgtgtgtgtgtgtgtgtgtgtgtgtgtgtgtgtgtgtgtgtgtgtgtgtgtgtgtgtgtgtgtgtgtgtgtgtgtgtgtgtgtgtgtgtgtgtgttccatacCTAAAGGAGCCATACTCAGGTGGGGGCTGGTATCTGACGTTTGGCAGGTCCCTCGAGTGCTCCCTCCCTCTCTGCTCTTGGTAAAAGTGTCCTGCAGCCTCTTGCTGTTTCCCAGGAGAAGCCATTCCTCGGAAAGGGTAGTCTGGTGGAGGGCCGCGTTGCTGAGGCTTGTAGTAGTCACCGGACTGGCCAGGAGAGGGCAGCTGTGGTGAAAGTGGGGCACTGCTGACAGGTGCATGGGCCTTCACACCACTGGTGGCTAAGGAGAGTTGCATGAGCCGCTCACTTAGGGACCTAACATGTCCTTGCTTTAAGTCTTTCAGTCCATCATCCTGGTGAACCTTCCCTGCGCCGCTCACTCGCTGTAGAGTTGGGCGACCCTCAGTACGTACCTTGGCATTGTTCAGACCTGTCACATAGAAGGTAGCACCGATGGAGTTGGGCTGCTGGGGCTGGCTGTTCTGCTGCTGAggctgaagaggaggaggaccaTGACCACGGAAGTACTGGGACTGCACTTTGGCCTCCTCATACGTGGGAAGGTCTTCAGGGTTCAGGCACGGGCCTTGGTTGCTACCACCACCTCCACTACTACTGCTGACTCCCACTCCACAAGTCCCCACACAACCTCCTCCTGCAATActcccacctcctcctccagctctgaTGGAGCCAATCTTCTCCAGGCCACTATCTGTCTGCAGTTCCTGTCCCTGAGGCTCTTGTCGTGCGATGTGGGCAGTAACAGAGTGATCATCGGAGGGACTTACCTGTCCCTGTACTGAATAACCTCCTCCCCCTGATGCTCCTACTCCCCCACCTCCCACCCCAGATTGTTGTTGTTGCAGAACATAGTTCCGATTCATTTGCTCCTGCAGGAGTCGCTGCAGGACGGTGCTGCCACCACCCGCCACACTGTTGCTGCTGTTGGATGACTCTTCAGCTGCAGCCCTCATCTCCATCTCACGCTGGCGACCAACTTCGTGGAAAGACAAACTTCGTCCTCGGTCGATAGTCCCTAGATTAAAAAATAAGCAACCAAAAATAAGAGAATTGAAGGTGAGATATCTGACAATCataacattcagaagcaaagtgatTAAGATCAGAGCCCCAAACTCTTccccaaaaaacaaaaaacaaaaacacaaaagaccTGTTGAAGGGATGAAGCAAAAGAAGAGTGGAAGAAGAACATTTTTTTGCATATTGACCCCCCAAAAGAACCCTGCACCCTCacaccaagaaaacaaaaactgTAGCATCTGACAGTTAATCAGACAAAGATCATCTAACTGAACAAAAAAAGTTGGTATTGCTAGCTGCACAAAAATCTAGAGACTAATACATCAGCTAAaccaaaaaaaaagctaaaactcGAATGTGACAGAAAATACTTTCTAGGCTCAAAAAACAAAGGAAACACAAAAAAACTACTAAGTAACTCCAAGTCATTCACACTTCTCAGTTCCTCTGCTTTCTGCATGATGTTTTGGTTGCTGTTGAAAGCCGGTGGGGCTTTCTCTC from Nothobranchius furzeri strain GRZ-AD chromosome 10, NfurGRZ-RIMD1, whole genome shotgun sequence includes the following:
- the amot gene encoding angiomotin isoform X3, whose protein sequence is MEMRAAAEESSNSSNSVAGGGSTVLQRLLQEQMNRNYVLQQQQSGVGGGGVGASGGGGYSVQGQVSPSDDHSVTAHIARQEPQGQELQTDSGLEKIGSIRAGGGGGSIAGGGCVGTCGVGVSSSSGGGGSNQGPCLNPEDLPTYEEAKVQSQYFRGHGPPPLQPQQQNSQPQQPNSIGATFYVTGLNNAKVRTEGRPTLQRVSGAGKVHQDDGLKDLKQGHVRSLSERLMQLSLATSGVKAHAPVSSAPLSPQLPSPGQSGDYYKPQQRGPPPDYPFRGMASPGKQQEAAGHFYQEQRGREHSRDLPNVRYQPPPEYGSFRSSKEGSVHYQRPLQQHSPTSSVTSIDSLSRAQSSTLCNILSASHSSHPSIPHQHPQSQGEPPPHIGHRSSQVTGSHQGAEPYTPMSAHQTPQRSHTFSLDPYGSAPRLHHQQQQFQVSPSLQPQLSVQAGHFPLSHPYAPMQGEPYAMMSRAQQMVDVLTEENRMLRQEMEACREKVTKLHKLEMEIQLVSEAYENLAKSSSKREALEKTMRNKLELEVRRLHDFNRDLRERMEMANKQLASKECDGSEDNRKTISQLLTQNKETLREKEKVEMELNALRSTTDDQRRHIEIRDQALNNAQAKVVKLEEELKKKQVYVEKVERMQQALAQLQAACEKREQLEHRLRTRLERELESLRLQQRQGSSQSSGAVPSEYNATALMEHLREKEERILALEADMTKWEQKYLEESVMRQFALDAAASVATQRDASAAGINHSPSSSYDTSLEARIQKEEEEILMANRRCLDMESRIKNLHAQIIEKDAMIKVLHQRSRKEPTKSDAPSAMRPSKSLMSISNTGSGGSGLLSHSLGLSSSPITEERKDTSWKGSLGVLLGPESLRTESISSSPSPILSSTSMITGHSKTGSRDSCTQTDKGQCQDTSKPNTPVLQSMTLPARLSSPSPVYIPDRLAGQLTPSELHRMLQDVPAFHSSTLERRFPVQALVLPPAPASAPPPQQEVDSDVVEILI
- the amot gene encoding angiomotin isoform X2, with amino-acid sequence MSRKKASSSLRVRRITESSKWTIDRGRSLSFHEVGRQREMEMRAAAEESSNSSNSVAGGGSTVLQRLLQEQMNRNYVLQQQQSGVGGGGVGASGGGGYSVQGQVSPSDDHSVTAHIARQEPQGQELQTDSGLEKIGSIRAGGGGGSIAGGGCVGTCGVGVSSSSGGGGSNQGPCLNPEDLPTYEEAKVQSQYFRGHGPPPLQPQQQNSQPQQPNSIGATFYVTGLNNAKVRTEGRPTLQRVSGAGKVHQDDGLKDLKQGHVRSLSERLMQLSLATSGVKAHAPVSSAPLSPQLPSPGQSGDYYKPQQRGPPPDYPFRGMASPGKQQEAAGHFYQEQRGREHSRDLPNVRYQPPPEYGSFRSSKEGSVHYQRPLQQHSPTSSVTSIDSLSRAQSSTLCNILSASHSSHPSIPHQHPQSQGEPPPHIGHRSSQVTGSHQGAEPYTPMSAHQTPQRSHTFSLDPYGSAPRLHHQQQQFQVSPSLQPQLSVQAGHFPLSHPYAPMQGEPYAMMSRAQQMVDVLTEENRMLRQEMEACREKVTKLHKLEMEIQLVSEAYENLAKSSSKREALEKTMRNKLELEVRRLHDFNRDLRERMEMANKQLASKECDGSEDNRKTISQLLTQNKETLREKEKVEMELNALRSTTDDQRRHIEIRDQALNNAQAKVVKLEEELKKKQVYVEKVERMQQALAQLQAACEKREQLEHRLRTRLERELESLRLQQRQGSSQSSGAVPSEYNATALMEHLREKEERILALEADMTKWEQKYLEESVMRQFALDAAASVATQRDASAAGINHSPSSSYDTSLEARIQKEEEEILMANRRCLDMESRIKNLHAQIIEKDAMIKVLHQRSRKEPTKSDAPSAMRPSKSLMSISNTGSGGSGLLSHSLGLSSSPITEERKDTSWKGSLGVLLGPESLRTESISSSPSPILSSTSMITGHSKTGSRDSCTQTDKGQCQDTSKPNTPVLQSMTLPARLSSPSPVYIPDRLADVPAFHSSTLERRFPVQALVLPPAPASAPPPQQEVDSDVVEILI
- the amot gene encoding angiomotin isoform X1, with the protein product MSRKKASSSLRVRRITESSKWTIDRGRSLSFHEVGRQREMEMRAAAEESSNSSNSVAGGGSTVLQRLLQEQMNRNYVLQQQQSGVGGGGVGASGGGGYSVQGQVSPSDDHSVTAHIARQEPQGQELQTDSGLEKIGSIRAGGGGGSIAGGGCVGTCGVGVSSSSGGGGSNQGPCLNPEDLPTYEEAKVQSQYFRGHGPPPLQPQQQNSQPQQPNSIGATFYVTGLNNAKVRTEGRPTLQRVSGAGKVHQDDGLKDLKQGHVRSLSERLMQLSLATSGVKAHAPVSSAPLSPQLPSPGQSGDYYKPQQRGPPPDYPFRGMASPGKQQEAAGHFYQEQRGREHSRDLPNVRYQPPPEYGSFRSSKEGSVHYQRPLQQHSPTSSVTSIDSLSRAQSSTLCNILSASHSSHPSIPHQHPQSQGEPPPHIGHRSSQVTGSHQGAEPYTPMSAHQTPQRSHTFSLDPYGSAPRLHHQQQQFQVSPSLQPQLSVQAGHFPLSHPYAPMQGEPYAMMSRAQQMVDVLTEENRMLRQEMEACREKVTKLHKLEMEIQLVSEAYENLAKSSSKREALEKTMRNKLELEVRRLHDFNRDLRERMEMANKQLASKECDGSEDNRKTISQLLTQNKETLREKEKVEMELNALRSTTDDQRRHIEIRDQALNNAQAKVVKLEEELKKKQVYVEKVERMQQALAQLQAACEKREQLEHRLRTRLERELESLRLQQRQGSSQSSGAVPSEYNATALMEHLREKEERILALEADMTKWEQKYLEESVMRQFALDAAASVATQRDASAAGINHSPSSSYDTSLEARIQKEEEEILMANRRCLDMESRIKNLHAQIIEKDAMIKVLHQRSRKEPTKSDAPSAMRPSKSLMSISNTGSGGSGLLSHSLGLSSSPITEERKDTSWKGSLGVLLGPESLRTESISSSPSPILSSTSMITGHSKTGSRDSCTQTDKGQCQDTSKPNTPVLQSMTLPARLSSPSPVYIPDRLAGQLTPSELHRMLQDVPAFHSSTLERRFPVQALVLPPAPASAPPPQQEVDSDVVEILI